A window of Komagataeibacter medellinensis NBRC 3288 contains these coding sequences:
- a CDS encoding ribokinase translates to MSSPCTHIAVIGSTNIDFVMHVTRFAQPGETMHVRSSSTGLGGKGANQAMAVARLGQTVALAGWTGQDMLADMARTTLEAAGVNTRWLLEDTTCGTGRAFITINAAGQNQILVDGGANMAHTDASLAHILPALDGAGLVMMQMEMDPTLMLAIARHARAHAIPVMLDPAPVPTDGLPEALCALADLITPNERETAALTGIEPTDETTALAAARILHARGVGTAIIKLGHRGVVYSAPDAQGFVPPFRVHAIDTVAAGDCFNAGLATALVTGHPLGQAVRIAAACGALATTRAGAAQAAPTMDEVMTLMATQSVP, encoded by the coding sequence ATGTCCAGCCCATGTACCCATATTGCCGTGATCGGCAGCACCAACATCGATTTTGTCATGCATGTCACCCGCTTTGCCCAGCCAGGCGAGACGATGCATGTCCGTTCTTCCTCCACCGGTCTGGGTGGCAAGGGCGCCAACCAGGCCATGGCGGTCGCCAGGCTGGGACAGACGGTGGCGCTGGCTGGGTGGACCGGCCAAGACATGCTGGCTGACATGGCGCGTACGACACTCGAGGCTGCCGGAGTGAACACGCGCTGGCTGCTTGAAGATACCACCTGCGGCACGGGGCGCGCCTTCATTACCATCAACGCGGCGGGTCAGAACCAGATCCTGGTGGATGGTGGGGCCAACATGGCCCATACCGACGCATCCCTGGCCCATATCCTGCCCGCGCTGGACGGGGCCGGGCTGGTCATGATGCAGATGGAAATGGACCCCACGCTGATGCTGGCCATCGCCCGCCACGCCCGGGCGCATGCCATACCGGTCATGCTGGATCCCGCGCCGGTTCCCACCGATGGCCTGCCCGAAGCACTCTGCGCGCTGGCCGATCTCATCACCCCTAACGAGCGTGAAACCGCCGCCCTGACCGGCATTGAACCGACGGATGAGACAACCGCCCTGGCCGCCGCACGCATCCTGCACGCGCGCGGCGTGGGCACCGCCATCATCAAGCTGGGGCACCGGGGCGTGGTCTATTCCGCCCCCGATGCACAGGGTTTTGTTCCCCCCTTCAGGGTGCATGCCATCGATACAGTGGCGGCGGGCGACTGCTTCAACGCGGGCCTGGCCACGGCGCTGGTTACGGGTCACCCGCTGGGGCAGGCCGTACGGATTGCCGCTGCGTGCGGTGCCCTGGCCACCACGCGGGCAGGTGCCGCGCAGGCCGCCCCCACCATGGACGAAGTCATGACCCTCATGGCAACCCAGTCCGTACCATGA
- a CDS encoding carbohydrate porin, with amino-acid sequence MKIFPIPHPQRRVILPRALFLSCALIGTGTVTARAQALPTQIADDRARLGNSTPLIQQIDPATVRDSERAQADAQKAHEAAADDGDRLDTSGNLLGNMWGARPWLYRHGISFDIQEVDELWGNGTGGSASGNDGAAGSGTGPSYDGVTMPTLTVDTEKLFGLKGGLFNVSALQIHGRSISQDHLANFNPISGFEADHSTRLFELWYQQSFLGGKLDVKVGQQDLDTEFLISDYASLYLNANFGWPMAPSVNLYGGGPSWPLSSPAIRIRYRPSEKFTFMFAAADDNPPGNRYNSTPIQQATGSLSGYNSDPTSQTYDGANGTNFNMNTGALLMTELQYALNPQPADMSNVTKNPGLPGVYKLGGFYDTAKFADYRYNRNGGSLGAASVNPASTESDLTPRWDRGNWMVYGIIDQMIWRPSLTSARSVGVFVRATGNGGDRNQISFAIDAGLNLKAPFRGRNNDTIGLGWGIGRASSGLRQFDRDRQTLVQGNENHLELTYQAQVTPWMVMQPDFQYVWHPSGGTPDWTRRRRVGNEAIFGLHTSLTF; translated from the coding sequence ATGAAAATTTTTCCCATACCTCACCCGCAACGGCGCGTGATCCTGCCGCGCGCCCTTTTCCTGTCCTGTGCGCTGATCGGCACAGGCACGGTCACGGCCCGTGCGCAGGCGCTCCCGACCCAGATTGCCGATGACCGCGCCCGCCTTGGCAATTCCACACCGCTGATCCAGCAGATCGACCCCGCCACCGTGCGGGATTCCGAACGCGCGCAGGCTGATGCGCAGAAAGCACACGAAGCCGCCGCCGATGATGGCGACAGGCTGGACACCAGCGGCAACCTGCTGGGCAACATGTGGGGCGCGCGGCCATGGCTGTACAGGCATGGCATCAGTTTTGACATCCAGGAAGTCGATGAACTGTGGGGCAACGGCACTGGCGGTTCGGCTTCGGGTAATGATGGCGCGGCAGGCTCGGGTACCGGCCCGTCCTATGATGGCGTGACCATGCCAACACTTACCGTCGATACCGAAAAGCTGTTCGGGCTGAAGGGTGGCCTGTTCAATGTCAGCGCCCTGCAGATACACGGGCGCTCGATCTCGCAGGACCACCTGGCCAACTTCAACCCCATAAGTGGGTTCGAGGCCGACCACTCCACCCGCCTGTTCGAACTGTGGTACCAGCAGTCCTTCCTTGGCGGCAAGCTGGATGTAAAGGTGGGGCAGCAGGATCTCGATACCGAATTCCTGATCAGCGATTACGCCTCGCTTTACCTCAACGCCAATTTCGGCTGGCCCATGGCGCCATCGGTCAACCTGTATGGCGGCGGCCCGTCCTGGCCGCTGTCATCCCCCGCCATCCGTATCCGCTACCGGCCCAGCGAGAAGTTCACCTTCATGTTTGCGGCAGCGGACGACAACCCGCCGGGCAACCGTTACAATTCCACCCCCATCCAGCAGGCCACCGGGTCACTCAGCGGTTACAATTCCGACCCCACCAGCCAGACCTATGATGGCGCCAACGGTACCAATTTCAACATGAACACCGGGGCGCTGCTGATGACCGAACTGCAATACGCGCTCAACCCCCAGCCTGCCGACATGTCCAACGTGACCAAGAACCCCGGCCTGCCGGGCGTGTACAAGCTGGGCGGGTTCTATGATACCGCGAAGTTCGCCGACTACCGCTACAACCGCAATGGTGGCTCACTGGGTGCGGCCTCGGTCAATCCCGCCAGCACCGAAAGCGACCTGACCCCGCGCTGGGACCGGGGTAACTGGATGGTCTACGGCATCATTGACCAGATGATCTGGCGGCCCTCGTTAACATCCGCCCGCTCGGTGGGTGTGTTCGTGCGCGCCACCGGTAATGGCGGCGATCGTAACCAGATCAGCTTCGCCATTGACGCAGGACTGAACCTGAAGGCGCCGTTCAGGGGGCGTAACAACGATACGATCGGTCTGGGCTGGGGCATCGGTCGCGCCAGTTCTGGCCTGCGGCAATTTGATCGAGACAGGCAGACGCTTGTGCAGGGCAATGAAAACCACCTGGAACTGACCTATCAGGCTCAGGTCACGCCGTGGATGGTGATGCAGCCTGACTTCCAGTACGTCTGGCACCCTTCGGGCGGAACGCCCGACTGGACCCGACGGCGTCGCGTGGGGAATGAAGCCATATTCGGCCTGCATACCAGCCTGACATTTTAA
- a CDS encoding peptide deformylase → MAILPIIRYPHACLQQVATPVDATSTQTARLARDLLETMHAAPGIGITACHVGILLRLVVIDLPEGPGPRIYANPEIVWQDSETATGEEGSVSMPGIHAPVTRPARVRVRHTGPDGVDMEEEAEGLLAVCLQHEIDQINGIFWTRRLSPLRRERAMKRYGKQARLNGAG, encoded by the coding sequence ATGGCCATCCTGCCGATCATCCGCTACCCGCATGCCTGCCTGCAGCAGGTGGCCACACCGGTTGATGCAACCAGCACACAGACCGCTCGACTGGCGCGTGATCTGCTGGAGACAATGCACGCCGCACCGGGCATAGGCATTACGGCGTGCCATGTGGGTATTCTGCTGCGGCTGGTGGTCATTGACCTGCCCGAAGGCCCCGGCCCACGAATCTATGCCAACCCCGAGATCGTGTGGCAGGACAGCGAAACCGCAACGGGCGAGGAAGGCAGCGTGTCCATGCCCGGTATCCATGCCCCCGTCACCCGTCCCGCGCGCGTACGGGTGCGCCATACCGGACCCGATGGCGTGGACATGGAAGAAGAGGCCGAAGGGTTGCTGGCCGTCTGCCTGCAGCACGAGATCGACCAGATCAACGGCATTTTCTGGACCCGCCGCCTCTCGCCCCTGCGGCGCGAACGGGCCATGAAACGTTATGGCAAACAGGCCCGACTGAACGGGGCCGGCTAG
- a CDS encoding response regulator has protein sequence MNPQVDRPLRILVAEDDAALSVMLSYNLEAAGHAVMPVDNGVDALREVTEWKPDLVLLDWMMPGLSGVDVCRRLRMATTTRYLPVIMLTARGEERDSIHALDTGADDYLVKPCGMDVLHARVRAVMRRCAGRGVAGGAEQDADVLRFADVTVDHGGRRVTRGDSTIALGPTEYRILLHLLRNPRRVFSRAEILAAAWDDRIHVEERTVDVHIRRLRLALNASGGADLIRTVRSSGYMLDDGKAN, from the coding sequence GTGAACCCACAGGTTGACCGGCCGCTGCGCATCCTTGTGGCGGAGGATGATGCCGCCCTGTCCGTCATGCTGTCCTACAACCTTGAAGCGGCGGGCCACGCGGTCATGCCCGTGGATAACGGGGTGGATGCCCTGCGGGAGGTAACGGAATGGAAGCCCGACCTCGTGCTGCTGGACTGGATGATGCCCGGCCTGTCCGGGGTGGATGTGTGCCGCAGGCTGCGCATGGCCACGACCACGCGCTACCTGCCTGTGATCATGCTGACCGCGCGTGGGGAGGAACGCGATTCCATCCATGCACTGGATACCGGGGCTGATGACTATCTGGTCAAGCCCTGCGGGATGGATGTACTGCATGCGCGCGTGCGTGCGGTCATGCGGCGGTGTGCGGGCCGAGGCGTGGCGGGAGGCGCTGAACAGGATGCTGATGTACTGCGCTTTGCCGATGTGACGGTGGACCATGGCGGCCGTCGGGTCACGCGCGGCGATAGCACGATCGCCCTTGGTCCGACCGAATACCGGATCCTGCTGCATCTGCTGCGTAACCCGCGCCGCGTGTTCTCACGCGCGGAAATACTGGCTGCCGCGTGGGATGATCGCATTCATGTGGAAGAACGCACGGTGGACGTGCACATCCGCAGGCTGCGTCTGGCGCTGAACGCCAGCGGTGGCGCGGACCTGATCCGCACCGTGCGTTCCAGCGGTTACATGCTTGATGATGGCAAGGCGAACTAA
- the phoU gene encoding phosphate signaling complex protein PhoU — MEQESAHIVSSYEQELEQMRSMMARMGGLVERQTSQAVAAIADMDENAAGVASDLDPQVDTLERDVEAMVIRILALRSPVAGDLREVVSALKITGDLERIGDCAASIARRSLRVELVNARVSLSGLRGMGRLVQDNLRRAIDALGQRNADLAREVWQSDTAVDELYNAMFRELVTYMMEDPRNISACTHLLFIAKNLERIGDHATNIAERVYYTATGEILPVVRPRGSFSGQGS, encoded by the coding sequence GTGGAACAGGAATCGGCACATATCGTAAGCAGTTACGAGCAGGAACTCGAGCAGATGCGCTCCATGATGGCGCGTATGGGCGGCCTGGTGGAACGGCAGACCTCGCAGGCTGTCGCGGCCATTGCTGATATGGATGAAAATGCCGCTGGCGTTGCTTCCGACCTCGACCCCCAGGTCGATACGCTGGAACGCGATGTGGAGGCGATGGTCATCCGCATACTCGCCCTGCGCTCGCCCGTGGCAGGTGACCTGCGCGAGGTCGTCTCGGCACTCAAGATCACGGGAGACCTAGAGCGTATTGGTGACTGCGCGGCCTCCATCGCCCGGCGTTCGCTGCGCGTGGAACTGGTGAACGCGCGCGTATCGCTCAGCGGCCTGCGTGGTATGGGCCGGCTTGTGCAGGACAACCTGCGGCGCGCGATTGATGCGCTCGGCCAGCGCAATGCCGACCTTGCGCGGGAAGTTTGGCAGTCCGATACGGCGGTGGATGAACTCTATAACGCCATGTTCCGTGAACTGGTTACCTACATGATGGAAGATCCGCGTAACATCAGCGCCTGTACCCACCTGTTGTTCATTGCCAAGAACCTGGAACGTATCGGTGACCATGCCACCAACATTGCCGAGCGCGTGTACTATACCGCAACCGGTGAGATCCTGCCGGTGGTGCGCCCGCGCGGCAGCTTTTCAGGACAGGGGAGCTAG
- a CDS encoding TonB-dependent receptor translates to MPHATRHPAAPRACPLSSRLTLGVALGALLGMSVDPALATPRKGSTTPPGPQGTTAPPDKAETLTVTSQHVVGTQPGGGLIREEDAPKSVSTIGTDFMRKQAPSATAFDMVSLLPGANVASSDALGFSPQTNITVRGLGGDSIGYLLEGMPLNDIAYYNGYPGQFADTENYQSVSLAQGAADLDAPVLNAAGGLMNMTFRDPSLRAGGYADVSYGSYNTNRQFLRLETGQIGNTGLRGFVSYSHGYTDNWRGPGHDERQHIDFKFLREWGDGNRVSLIGTWNTMVASYYPTVNKANWQAQGPHGAANNLAASYNPNNAADGTNYWELYRQPERIAYMAAPARFTLARNLHLKVTPYAQWSYGNNPSGTTMGDAGLCDGTGGCDMNAVVRANWKQTSYRSGFNTTLDWQLGNHDLVFGYWYDYSDDSEHQPFTAVNAQGYATDIWVDRISRTLLDASGQQVNAGSYHMVSQTNALYIGDRMHFLRRRLMVDVGFKEVMLDRTGTTTSAGVQTAAGSNSATPLPRIAIRYAITPHHMVFFNTTTSFRTPDETALFGGVTASGITTQLKNEYSVSEELGYRYNGNLLMGSLTLFNYDFTNREIQTQIGQIESTINGGGQTSRGVDVEIGMKPWHHWAPYVSGEYLHATIDSDIPNGAGLLATRGKTAVESPRLQASAGLSYDDGHFFGMASIHYVGRQYATFMNDERMPDHTTGNLAIGYRMDDHAFLAHPEFRMNFNNITNQHYLSGVATPTLTAANGPQYYVGGGLAVLFTAATGF, encoded by the coding sequence ATGCCGCACGCCACCCGCCACCCCGCTGCGCCGCGGGCCTGCCCCCTTTCATCCCGGCTGACGCTTGGCGTAGCACTGGGTGCTTTGCTGGGCATGAGTGTTGATCCTGCCCTGGCCACGCCGCGCAAGGGCAGCACCACCCCGCCTGGCCCGCAGGGCACGACCGCCCCGCCCGACAAGGCGGAAACCCTGACCGTGACAAGCCAGCATGTAGTGGGCACCCAGCCCGGCGGCGGCCTGATCCGCGAGGAAGACGCACCGAAATCGGTCAGTACGATCGGTACGGATTTCATGCGCAAGCAGGCCCCCAGTGCCACGGCGTTCGACATGGTCAGCCTGCTACCCGGCGCCAACGTGGCCTCATCAGACGCGCTGGGCTTTTCACCCCAGACCAACATAACCGTGCGTGGACTGGGCGGAGATTCGATCGGCTACCTGCTTGAAGGCATGCCGCTCAACGATATTGCCTATTACAACGGCTATCCCGGCCAGTTTGCTGATACCGAGAACTACCAGAGCGTCTCCCTCGCGCAGGGGGCAGCCGACCTTGATGCCCCTGTGCTCAACGCGGCGGGTGGCCTGATGAACATGACCTTCCGTGACCCCTCCCTGCGGGCCGGGGGATATGCGGATGTCTCGTACGGGTCATACAACACCAACCGGCAGTTCCTGCGGCTTGAAACCGGGCAGATCGGCAATACGGGCCTGCGTGGTTTCGTATCCTACTCCCACGGTTATACCGACAACTGGCGTGGCCCCGGCCATGACGAGCGCCAGCACATAGACTTCAAGTTCCTGCGCGAATGGGGGGATGGCAACCGGGTCTCGCTGATCGGCACATGGAACACGATGGTGGCCAGCTACTACCCCACCGTGAACAAGGCCAACTGGCAGGCACAGGGGCCGCATGGGGCCGCCAACAACCTTGCCGCCAGCTACAACCCGAACAATGCCGCAGACGGCACCAACTACTGGGAACTGTACCGTCAACCCGAACGCATTGCCTACATGGCGGCCCCCGCGCGCTTCACGCTGGCACGTAACCTGCACCTGAAGGTCACGCCCTATGCGCAGTGGAGCTACGGCAATAACCCCAGCGGCACGACCATGGGCGATGCCGGGCTATGTGACGGCACGGGAGGGTGCGACATGAATGCGGTGGTACGCGCCAACTGGAAGCAGACCAGCTACCGCTCGGGCTTCAACACTACGCTGGACTGGCAACTGGGCAATCATGACCTGGTGTTCGGCTACTGGTACGACTACTCCGATGATAGCGAACACCAGCCCTTCACCGCCGTCAATGCACAGGGTTATGCGACCGACATATGGGTGGACCGGATTAGTCGCACCCTGCTTGACGCGAGTGGACAGCAGGTGAATGCGGGCAGCTATCACATGGTATCGCAGACCAATGCCCTCTATATCGGTGACCGGATGCATTTCCTGCGCCGCAGGCTGATGGTCGATGTGGGCTTCAAGGAAGTGATGCTGGACCGCACCGGCACCACTACCTCTGCCGGGGTGCAGACGGCTGCTGGCAGCAACAGTGCCACCCCCCTGCCGCGTATCGCGATCCGCTATGCCATCACGCCACACCACATGGTATTCTTCAACACTACCACCAGTTTCCGCACGCCAGATGAGACCGCACTATTCGGTGGGGTCACGGCCAGCGGCATCACAACACAGCTTAAAAATGAATATTCCGTGTCGGAAGAACTGGGCTACCGCTATAACGGCAACCTGCTAATGGGCAGCCTGACCCTGTTCAATTACGACTTCACCAACCGCGAGATCCAGACCCAGATCGGCCAGATCGAATCCACCATCAATGGTGGCGGCCAGACCTCACGCGGGGTAGATGTGGAAATCGGTATGAAGCCCTGGCACCACTGGGCGCCCTACGTGTCGGGCGAGTACCTGCATGCCACCATCGACAGCGACATCCCCAATGGAGCCGGCCTGCTGGCCACACGCGGCAAAACCGCGGTGGAAAGCCCGCGGCTGCAGGCTTCCGCCGGGCTGAGCTATGATGATGGGCACTTTTTCGGCATGGCATCCATCCATTATGTCGGGCGGCAGTATGCCACCTTCATGAATGATGAGCGCATGCCCGACCACACCACGGGCAACCTGGCCATCGGGTACCGGATGGATGACCACGCGTTTCTCGCGCACCCTGAATTTCGGATGAATTTCAACAATATCACCAACCAGCATTACCTCTCTGGCGTGGCAACCCCAACGCTTACAGCGGCTAACGGACCGCAATACTACGTGGGCGGCGGGCTGGCCGTGCTGTTTACGGCGGCCACGGGGTTCTGA
- a CDS encoding MFS transporter, with the protein MRYARGAAMPTPPPVGMLEIVAFGAGDMGFNIIWGLMLSYLAYFYTEICLFPVQMVGFMLMAARAASLLTDPAVGVWIDRRPVGRQALPLLRAGIVPFMLLVMLTFVPLPGGWPVVVRGVCAAMGYMGLCVAYGVVNTAYGAMTSLITSVPDMRLRLATSRMVGATLGGFVISIVTLPAVDWLGHGNRQVGFALFMVGVACVVGGLLWLSARFCHERVVTPAHAGKTVRAPVRRLVAALMANRRWRRLTGAMLLTMLGSTFLFGALVYDVRYVLGQKDYMAGGLLGLISLMVLVGCCVSLPLALRWGAARVMRGGTVAAGAVLLVAYGLPARLEVTGSLLALFGLCVGICNPVCFTLLAHCLDRDRVAGGVQTVGLAWALNSTASKMAFDIGGSLLAGVLAAFGLTSGESVQSAHAQAGIHAGFLLVPGVLYLLAGGVVLRALSAQNPVAAVNSTASPPPT; encoded by the coding sequence ATGAGGTATGCGCGTGGGGCCGCCATGCCTACGCCGCCCCCTGTCGGGATGCTGGAGATCGTGGCGTTTGGCGCGGGTGACATGGGGTTCAACATCATCTGGGGGCTGATGCTCAGCTACCTTGCATACTTCTATACCGAAATCTGCCTTTTCCCGGTGCAGATGGTGGGCTTCATGCTCATGGCCGCGCGCGCGGCCAGCCTGCTGACTGATCCGGCAGTGGGGGTGTGGATTGATCGCAGGCCGGTGGGCAGGCAGGCCCTGCCGCTGCTGCGCGCGGGCATTGTGCCGTTCATGCTGCTGGTCATGCTGACCTTCGTGCCACTGCCAGGTGGGTGGCCGGTCGTGGTGCGCGGCGTCTGTGCCGCCATGGGCTACATGGGCCTGTGCGTAGCCTATGGCGTGGTCAACACCGCCTATGGCGCCATGACCAGCCTGATCACATCTGTCCCGGACATGCGCCTGCGCCTGGCTACCAGCCGCATGGTCGGGGCTACGCTGGGTGGGTTTGTCATCAGCATCGTGACCCTGCCCGCAGTGGACTGGCTGGGCCATGGCAACCGGCAGGTAGGATTTGCCCTGTTCATGGTGGGGGTGGCGTGTGTTGTGGGTGGACTTTTGTGGCTGTCGGCCCGTTTCTGCCACGAGCGCGTGGTGACGCCCGCGCATGCCGGTAAAACGGTGCGTGCGCCTGTCCGCCGGCTTGTAGCCGCCCTTATGGCCAACCGGAGGTGGCGGCGGCTGACCGGGGCCATGCTGCTGACCATGCTGGGCAGCACCTTCCTGTTTGGCGCGCTGGTATATGATGTGCGCTATGTGCTGGGGCAGAAGGACTACATGGCGGGCGGACTGCTGGGCCTGATCAGCCTGATGGTGCTGGTGGGGTGCTGTGTGTCCCTGCCACTGGCGCTGCGGTGGGGGGCGGCGCGCGTCATGCGCGGTGGTACAGTAGCGGCGGGGGCTGTTTTGCTGGTGGCGTACGGGCTGCCTGCGCGGTTGGAGGTAACGGGCAGCCTGCTTGCATTGTTTGGCCTGTGCGTGGGGATCTGCAACCCGGTCTGTTTTACCCTGCTTGCGCACTGTCTGGACCGGGACCGTGTGGCTGGTGGCGTGCAGACGGTGGGGCTGGCCTGGGCCCTCAACTCCACGGCGTCCAAGATGGCGTTTGACATTGGTGGCAGCCTGCTGGCCGGGGTGCTGGCGGCATTTGGCCTGACCAGCGGGGAGAGCGTACAGTCAGCGCATGCGCAGGCAGGTATTCATGCCGGCTTCCTGCTGGTGCCAGGCGTGCTGTACCTGCTGGCGGGTGGAGTGGTGCTGCGTGCGCTGTCCGCTCAGAACCCCGTGGCCGCCGTAAACAGCACGGCCAGCCCGCCGCCCACGTAG
- a CDS encoding glucosamine inositolphosphorylceramide transferase family protein, with amino-acid sequence MGLGRTDIWQTGIIDRPLPDILRAGQLDGLPVTWLPDPGPFRFLADPFGIWHENRLYLFAEAYDYRVRVGRIDVFILDRALRLLAHAPVLVEPWHLSYPVILRERDGTFVMMPESGGSGRQRLYRATDFPYRWQEVEGCAFPGPMIDASPLFHDGRWWLFYTPWHELERPRVDTLHVAWADRLAGPWHQHPGNPVRRDIHSARPGGTPVAMEDGTIILPTQDCAQTYGGAITPLAITTLTTREFAAHPRPMLHAPAPWRPATDGLHTLSAAGTVTLVDAKHTSRSVIRRAGVDIARMTRELIRHIPR; translated from the coding sequence ATGGGACTGGGCCGGACCGACATATGGCAGACGGGCATTATCGATCGCCCTCTGCCCGATATACTGCGTGCGGGGCAACTGGATGGCCTGCCGGTTACGTGGCTGCCCGATCCCGGCCCCTTCCGCTTCCTTGCCGACCCGTTTGGCATCTGGCACGAAAACAGGTTGTACCTGTTTGCCGAGGCCTATGACTACCGCGTCAGGGTCGGGCGGATCGATGTATTCATCCTCGACCGCGCGCTGCGCCTGCTGGCCCATGCGCCCGTACTGGTGGAACCGTGGCACCTGTCCTATCCCGTTATCCTACGCGAGCGGGACGGTACATTCGTCATGATGCCGGAATCGGGTGGCAGCGGCAGGCAGCGCCTGTACCGCGCAACGGATTTTCCCTATCGCTGGCAGGAAGTGGAAGGGTGCGCCTTTCCCGGCCCCATGATCGACGCCTCCCCCCTGTTCCATGATGGACGGTGGTGGCTGTTCTACACACCGTGGCATGAACTTGAGCGGCCCCGCGTCGATACGCTGCATGTTGCCTGGGCCGACAGGCTGGCTGGCCCATGGCACCAGCACCCCGGTAACCCCGTACGCCGCGATATCCACAGCGCACGCCCCGGTGGCACGCCGGTGGCCATGGAGGACGGTACCATCATCCTGCCTACGCAGGACTGCGCGCAAACTTATGGCGGGGCTATCACGCCACTGGCCATAACCACCCTGACCACCCGGGAATTCGCAGCTCATCCGCGACCCATGCTCCATGCGCCCGCCCCATGGCGCCCCGCAACCGACGGGCTGCATACCCTGTCTGCGGCCGGAACCGTAACCTTGGTCGATGCCAAACATACCAGTCGTTCGGTCATACGCCGGGCCGGGGTAGATATTGCCCGCATGACCCGCGAACTTATCCGCCACATACCGCGTTAG